A genomic window from Candidatus Pelagisphaera phototrophica includes:
- a CDS encoding ThuA domain-containing protein: MKVNRPLTIFSILSITLCTFAAHADKTKVLFVAGKKSHGYFAHEHNAGSLLLAKLLNASGLDFEASVYHNPENPGWPQDKSLLEGIKAVVIYCDGGERHVANNHVGAIDALQAKGVGVGCLHYGVETVDGAPGDAFLRWIGAYYQLYKSVNPHWTPKFEKLPDHPVANGVKPFSINDEWYFNMRFRKDMEGVTPILSAIPPIDLLPEKDHHHNSTPDGRAAVARRDLQHVMWVSENENGSRGFGFTGGHWHDNWLDDNLRKVVLNAIGWIANKEIPQDGIPSVTPTLEELMRNQDYPPNPSKIREDRYADIRRKK, from the coding sequence ATGAAAGTGAATCGTCCCCTGACAATATTTTCCATCCTCAGCATCACTCTCTGCACATTCGCGGCTCATGCCGATAAAACAAAAGTCCTCTTTGTGGCAGGTAAAAAGAGCCACGGGTACTTTGCTCATGAGCACAATGCCGGATCTCTGCTGTTAGCTAAATTACTCAACGCCAGCGGATTAGACTTTGAGGCTTCGGTCTACCACAATCCAGAGAATCCCGGCTGGCCCCAAGACAAATCTCTTCTCGAAGGGATCAAAGCCGTAGTCATTTACTGCGATGGAGGAGAAAGGCACGTCGCCAATAATCACGTGGGTGCCATCGACGCTCTCCAAGCCAAGGGTGTTGGAGTCGGTTGTCTGCACTACGGAGTCGAAACGGTCGACGGAGCGCCGGGTGATGCGTTCCTGCGGTGGATAGGTGCATACTACCAGCTCTACAAATCGGTCAACCCGCACTGGACACCTAAATTTGAAAAGCTTCCTGATCATCCCGTCGCTAATGGGGTTAAGCCGTTTTCAATCAATGACGAATGGTACTTCAATATGCGATTCCGGAAAGACATGGAAGGAGTCACTCCTATTCTTTCCGCGATTCCCCCAATCGATCTGCTACCAGAAAAGGACCATCACCACAATTCGACTCCAGATGGCCGAGCTGCGGTTGCGAGAAGAGACCTTCAACACGTCATGTGGGTGTCGGAAAACGAGAATGGAAGCCGAGGGTTTGGGTTTACCGGCGGTCATTGGCATGACAACTGGTTGGACGACAATCTTCGCAAAGTCGTGTTGAATGCCATTGGATGGATCGCAAACAAGGAGATTCCTCAAGACGGTATTCCTTCAGTCACACCTACTTTGGAAGAGCTAATGCGGAACCAGGACTACCCTCCCAATCCCTCGAAGATCAGGGAGGACCGCTACGCGGATATCAGGAGAAAAAAATGA
- a CDS encoding nucleotide pyrophosphohydrolase yields the protein MPEQTATLEELKQSVAAFAEERDWIQYHSLKNLAMSISIEAGELMERFQWLDNTASNTLVGDAAARLAIEDELADVIIYSLQFANRADIDLSQAIKRKMAINADKYPVEKARGRSDKYDSL from the coding sequence ATGCCCGAACAAACTGCAACCTTGGAAGAATTGAAGCAATCCGTCGCCGCCTTCGCAGAGGAAAGAGACTGGATTCAGTACCACTCGCTCAAGAACCTAGCCATGTCGATTTCGATCGAGGCGGGAGAGTTAATGGAGCGATTCCAATGGTTGGATAATACGGCTTCAAATACGCTCGTTGGAGATGCAGCAGCGAGGCTGGCGATTGAAGATGAGCTCGCGGACGTAATTATCTATTCCCTTCAGTTTGCCAATCGTGCGGATATTGATCTATCCCAAGCGATCAAGCGCAAAATGGCGATCAATGCTGATAAGTACCCCGTCGAAAAAGCAAGAGGCAGGTCGGACAAGTACGACTCGTTGTAA
- a CDS encoding FeoA family protein, with translation MKTLNDLNDGQIAKIGSYKRAQGLSRRLMELGLMPGVTVRFIKSAPLGDPIALDVDGRQLSLRREDAAQIIVQPV, from the coding sequence GTGAAAACTTTAAACGATTTAAACGACGGTCAGATCGCAAAGATTGGTTCGTACAAGCGGGCTCAAGGGCTTTCGCGTCGTTTGATGGAGTTGGGGCTGATGCCGGGAGTTACGGTTCGTTTTATTAAATCTGCTCCGTTGGGGGACCCGATTGCGCTGGACGTTGATGGTCGCCAATTGAGTTTGCGACGTGAAGACGCCGCTCAAATCATCGTTCAACCCGTTTAA
- a CDS encoding sugar phosphate isomerase/epimerase family protein, with translation MSDLSNLCIHSITTKPWGLREAATKYATAGVAGISVWQDAVASFGDGHRAAGEMFRSEGIDVVSYVRGGFYTALEGAGRLKAVDDNKRIIDEAAALGAPLVVLVCGATPGQSLFESRKQITEGIAATIQHASDAGVKLGIEPLHPMYADSRSAVNTMSQANAICDEVGHSHLGITADVFHIWWDDRLEEEIKIAGEKNRLFSFHICDWKNLPEDMLNDRGLMGEGVIDISGIRRWVNETGFSGYEEVEIFSNKYWAMDQDDYLGQIIDAYKSLS, from the coding sequence ATGTCAGATTTATCCAATCTTTGTATACATAGTATAACTACAAAGCCATGGGGTTTGAGGGAAGCTGCGACTAAGTACGCAACGGCTGGTGTAGCTGGAATTTCGGTTTGGCAGGATGCTGTGGCGTCTTTCGGAGACGGGCACCGTGCTGCAGGAGAAATGTTTCGCAGTGAAGGGATCGATGTTGTTAGCTACGTTCGCGGAGGATTTTACACCGCACTGGAAGGTGCGGGACGACTGAAGGCGGTCGACGACAACAAGCGGATCATTGATGAAGCCGCTGCACTGGGTGCCCCCCTCGTCGTTCTCGTTTGCGGTGCCACTCCAGGACAATCACTTTTCGAATCGAGGAAGCAAATAACCGAGGGAATCGCTGCGACGATTCAACATGCCTCGGATGCGGGAGTTAAACTAGGAATAGAGCCTCTCCATCCCATGTACGCGGACAGTCGCAGCGCGGTGAACACCATGTCCCAAGCCAATGCGATCTGCGATGAAGTGGGGCATTCCCATTTGGGGATCACCGCGGACGTCTTCCACATTTGGTGGGACGATCGACTAGAGGAGGAAATTAAGATCGCGGGTGAGAAAAACCGTCTTTTCTCCTTTCACATCTGCGATTGGAAAAATTTGCCTGAAGACATGCTTAATGATCGGGGGCTTATGGGAGAGGGTGTTATCGATATTTCTGGAATACGTCGATGGGTGAATGAGACAGGATTTTCCGGTTACGAAGAAGTGGAGATCTTTTCCAACAAGTACTGGGCTATGGATCAAGACGATTATCTTGGTCAAATAATAGACGCTTACAAATCGCTTTCTTAG
- the feoB gene encoding ferrous iron transport protein B, translated as MPKLANNRVSPDRLRRVALIGNPNTGKSTLFNCLTGLRQKVGNYSGVTVQKKTGITLIGTERVEILDLPGTYSLAATSPDERVVVDALRGEVENLDRPDIVLCIVDATNLQRNLFLAFQIGQLGVPMVLALNYWDTAQKRNIAIDIEGLKEKLGIPIVPISASRAEGITELKDAVIQALDEKPKLISPTWPESIEEAISGVRSELSEPVSARIDDAALMRGIFENDDEIFKRAGASGLETQEALEISKKALFKGGLNPANAEAVLLYRHIKEYVEPFISARDSSRIAGSESIDSLLTHKVWGLIAFLALMYLVFQSVYSWAGPFMDLIDMGKSVVQDTVSNVLSGWPMIESLVTDGIIEGVGAVVIFLPQIMILFFFISLLEDTGYMSRAAFLMDKLFSWCGLSGKSFVPLLSSYACAIPGVMATRTIQDSKARLVTILVAPFMSCSARLPVYVLMIGAFIEPRYGAAVAGAVLFSMHFVGLLVAMPFAYLMNEYILKTPPQPFLMELPSYQIPKVRDVMLKMYSQGKEFVVNAGTVIFAITIIIWALLYFPRTESVEIETREIFVSEIAARNGWTEEFALASIHEDEAIVAALDHKVSSAFIEQSWMGRIGKTVQPVFSGAGFDWKITVGVIASFPAREVIISTLGIIYSLGGDVDEEAGDLREAMASQKWQSGPKAGMPIFTIPVVIALMVFFALCQQCGATLAVIAQETSWRWAALSFGFMTILAWLASIGINQVGSWF; from the coding sequence GTGCCGAAACTAGCGAATAACCGTGTCTCACCAGATCGACTGCGACGGGTAGCGTTGATCGGCAATCCTAATACGGGAAAGAGTACGCTGTTCAATTGCCTAACCGGTTTGCGTCAGAAGGTGGGCAACTACTCCGGGGTGACGGTTCAGAAGAAGACAGGAATTACGCTGATCGGTACAGAGCGCGTTGAGATTCTCGATTTGCCGGGAACCTACAGTTTGGCGGCTACGTCTCCAGACGAGCGGGTGGTGGTGGATGCCCTTCGTGGGGAGGTTGAGAATCTTGACCGACCGGATATTGTGCTTTGCATTGTCGACGCGACCAATCTGCAGCGAAACTTGTTTCTCGCTTTTCAAATCGGGCAGCTAGGAGTGCCGATGGTGCTCGCTCTTAACTATTGGGATACCGCTCAAAAGCGGAACATCGCCATAGACATAGAAGGCCTCAAAGAGAAGCTCGGCATCCCAATTGTGCCGATCTCTGCATCGCGAGCGGAAGGAATCACTGAACTGAAAGATGCGGTGATTCAGGCGTTGGATGAAAAGCCGAAGTTGATATCACCCACGTGGCCTGAGTCAATAGAGGAAGCGATATCAGGGGTGCGTTCGGAGCTGTCGGAACCAGTATCAGCTCGGATCGACGATGCCGCTTTAATGCGTGGCATCTTTGAGAATGACGATGAGATCTTCAAACGGGCGGGAGCGTCCGGTTTGGAAACGCAGGAGGCACTTGAGATCTCGAAGAAGGCACTCTTTAAAGGCGGGCTGAATCCAGCTAATGCAGAAGCGGTACTTTTGTACCGACACATTAAGGAATACGTCGAGCCCTTCATTTCGGCGCGAGATTCCTCGAGAATCGCGGGGAGTGAGTCCATCGATAGCCTCTTAACGCATAAGGTTTGGGGACTAATCGCGTTTCTGGCCTTGATGTACCTTGTGTTTCAATCCGTCTACAGTTGGGCGGGACCTTTCATGGACTTGATCGACATGGGAAAGTCCGTGGTGCAAGACACCGTTTCGAACGTTCTCTCAGGGTGGCCTATGATTGAAAGTCTGGTTACCGATGGGATCATTGAGGGGGTCGGGGCCGTGGTCATATTTTTGCCTCAAATCATGATCCTATTCTTCTTTATAAGTCTGCTAGAGGATACTGGATACATGTCGAGGGCAGCTTTTCTGATGGATAAGCTATTTAGTTGGTGCGGTCTGTCGGGTAAAAGTTTTGTCCCGCTTCTTTCCAGCTATGCTTGCGCCATTCCTGGGGTGATGGCGACTCGAACGATTCAGGATTCAAAAGCCCGATTGGTGACGATTCTTGTCGCTCCCTTTATGAGTTGTTCGGCCAGGCTACCCGTCTATGTGTTAATGATTGGAGCATTCATAGAGCCTCGATATGGAGCAGCTGTGGCGGGTGCCGTTCTGTTCTCGATGCACTTCGTAGGATTGCTTGTAGCGATGCCGTTTGCGTACTTGATGAATGAGTACATTCTTAAGACGCCTCCACAGCCCTTTCTTATGGAGTTGCCTAGCTATCAGATCCCCAAAGTGCGGGATGTGATGCTCAAGATGTACAGTCAGGGTAAGGAGTTCGTCGTTAATGCCGGAACCGTGATATTCGCGATTACCATTATCATTTGGGCTCTCCTATATTTTCCACGTACCGAATCCGTAGAAATAGAAACGCGTGAAATATTTGTATCCGAAATTGCCGCTCGGAATGGTTGGACCGAGGAATTTGCCCTAGCGTCAATCCATGAGGATGAAGCAATCGTGGCCGCATTAGACCACAAGGTGTCTTCCGCATTCATCGAGCAGAGTTGGATGGGGCGGATCGGAAAGACCGTGCAGCCCGTATTTTCAGGAGCTGGATTTGACTGGAAGATTACCGTAGGCGTGATTGCCAGTTTTCCCGCCCGAGAGGTGATTATTTCCACGCTAGGGATTATCTACAGTCTTGGCGGTGATGTGGACGAAGAGGCGGGTGACTTGCGTGAAGCGATGGCTAGCCAGAAATGGCAGAGTGGGCCTAAAGCGGGGATGCCGATTTTCACCATTCCCGTCGTGATTGCGTTAATGGTGTTCTTTGCCCTGTGCCAACAGTGTGGGGCGACCCTTGCGGTGATCGCTCAGGAGACGAGTTGGAGATGGGCAGCACTGTCCTTTGGGTTTATGACGATCCTCGCTTGGCTGGCTTCAATTGGGATCAACCAGGTGGGATCCTGGTTTTAG
- the larB gene encoding nickel pincer cofactor biosynthesis protein LarB — MDDYNLDTNREERLGFPEVVYGSSKSVDLLRRILNEYQTQSRNALATRVQPEKGQALLEYFPDAHYDPVSQCFLLQANDLDDENARIGILSAGSSDLPIVNEAYYTLNLLNVPAKRINDVGVAGIHRLFDRLDDIKTCRTLIVVAGFEGALPSVVGGLLSQPIIAVPSSVGYGVATGGMAALNAMLSSCANGISVTNIDNGYGAAMAAYRILKQIEAK; from the coding sequence ATGGATGACTATAATTTGGATACCAACAGGGAAGAACGCTTAGGCTTCCCCGAAGTGGTCTACGGAAGCTCAAAATCCGTAGACCTGCTACGAAGAATTCTGAACGAGTATCAAACTCAGTCTAGAAACGCACTGGCCACAAGGGTACAGCCGGAAAAGGGCCAAGCCCTGCTAGAGTATTTTCCTGATGCTCACTACGACCCAGTATCCCAGTGCTTTTTGTTACAGGCCAATGATCTCGACGACGAGAATGCTCGCATTGGAATATTAAGTGCAGGTAGTTCGGACCTTCCTATAGTCAATGAAGCGTACTACACGCTCAATCTGCTAAACGTCCCTGCAAAACGGATTAACGACGTAGGAGTAGCCGGAATACACAGGCTATTTGACCGTCTGGATGACATAAAAACCTGCCGAACACTCATCGTGGTCGCCGGATTTGAGGGAGCTTTGCCGAGTGTCGTAGGAGGGCTTCTGTCCCAGCCCATCATCGCCGTGCCATCGAGCGTTGGTTACGGAGTCGCTACAGGTGGAATGGCAGCCTTAAATGCCATGCTGTCCAGCTGCGCAAATGGCATTTCGGTCACCAATATAGACAATGGATACGGTGCCGCCATGGCAGCCTACCGGATTTTGAAACAGATTGAAGCCAAATGA
- a CDS encoding Gfo/Idh/MocA family protein produces the protein MKTHKVGIIMNGVTGRMGTNQHLMRSIVEIIKQGGVWVNPEETIIPIPILVGRNETKLKELSARSGIERWTTDLDSVMADPEFSIYFDAQSTLRRADAVKAAATAGKHVYCEKPTAVDTQTAIDLHNFCVDKGVKSGVVQDKLWLPGLVKLKRAIEKGYLGRIFSVTGDFGYWVFEGDTIPAQRPSWNYRKEDGGGMMIDMLCHWRYVLDNLFGPVKAVSCRGATHINQRIDESGNPYACTADDAAYSMFEIDGPHGEIVVNFNSSWCTRVRRDDLLTLHVDGELGSAVAGLRDCHIQHYANTPKPIWNPDIDQPIDFYKDWSEVPNQEVYDNAFKVQWEMYLKHVVLDTPFRWTLLEGAKGVQLAALGMQSWEERKWLDVPDL, from the coding sequence ATGAAAACTCACAAAGTAGGTATTATAATGAACGGCGTCACTGGCCGCATGGGCACGAATCAGCATCTCATGCGTTCGATCGTCGAAATTATCAAACAGGGGGGCGTTTGGGTGAACCCTGAAGAGACGATTATACCCATTCCCATTCTAGTTGGAAGGAACGAAACTAAGCTCAAGGAATTGTCAGCCCGATCCGGTATCGAGCGATGGACTACCGATTTGGACAGCGTTATGGCAGACCCAGAGTTTTCCATCTATTTCGATGCTCAAAGCACTTTGAGGCGGGCGGATGCCGTAAAAGCGGCAGCGACGGCAGGAAAACACGTCTACTGCGAAAAGCCAACTGCAGTGGATACGCAGACCGCGATTGATTTACACAACTTTTGCGTGGACAAGGGTGTTAAGAGTGGCGTGGTTCAGGACAAACTCTGGCTTCCTGGATTGGTTAAATTGAAGCGGGCGATCGAAAAAGGCTACCTAGGACGCATATTCTCGGTAACTGGAGATTTTGGATACTGGGTATTTGAAGGAGACACAATTCCAGCCCAGCGACCTTCCTGGAACTACCGTAAGGAAGACGGTGGTGGAATGATGATCGACATGCTATGCCATTGGAGATACGTTCTCGACAACCTCTTTGGACCCGTGAAGGCCGTTAGTTGCCGTGGTGCGACGCACATTAATCAGCGCATCGACGAAAGTGGAAACCCCTATGCGTGTACGGCGGATGACGCGGCCTATTCGATGTTTGAGATCGACGGGCCACATGGTGAAATTGTCGTTAACTTCAACTCTTCTTGGTGCACTCGCGTCCGCAGAGACGATTTGCTAACGCTGCATGTAGATGGCGAGCTAGGTTCCGCGGTTGCCGGTTTGCGGGACTGTCATATTCAGCATTATGCGAATACGCCAAAGCCGATTTGGAATCCTGATATCGATCAGCCTATCGATTTTTACAAGGACTGGTCCGAGGTGCCCAACCAGGAAGTTTACGACAACGCTTTCAAGGTTCAGTGGGAAATGTATTTGAAGCACGTGGTGCTGGATACGCCCTTCCGTTGGACACTACTTGAAGGAGCAAAAGGAGTACAACTAGCCGCACTCGGTATGCAAAGCTGGGAAGAGCGCAAGTGGCTCGACGTTCCAGATTTGTAG
- the larC gene encoding nickel pincer cofactor biosynthesis protein LarC, which translates to MNTLYIEPFSGLSGDMFLGALCGLLEAYDDLEGLPQKLNLPDGRVEITSVEKNGIVCRHVNVVDLNEPTNAHHDHGHKHEHPHHHHKHDEGHSHSHSHDHPHSHVHGSHEHRHLSEIIDLIDNADITDSARKISKEIFQLIGKAESEVHNIPIEKIHFHEISAVDSIIDIVGCAVLIDRLGSLTTYSEPVCVGHGMVDTQHGLLPIPAPATAKLLQGIHCYKGDEKGERVTPTGAAILKYLNPIFESPTLKIDRSAYGPGKKDFIGPNVLRLSLGTISQASSAIYSVETNLDDSSSELLGSDFQAQLLEQGAIDFTLTQALMKKGRPGHLLSALASHEDLKSVCDFILENTTAIGIRYYPVSRKILDRTEEAVSTEFGTIRVKTVTTPSGKERRKAEYEDLSRVAKKQGVSIMELKQSIEGS; encoded by the coding sequence ATGAATACCCTCTACATAGAGCCATTTTCCGGTCTTTCAGGAGACATGTTCCTCGGAGCTCTTTGCGGACTGCTGGAGGCATACGATGACCTCGAGGGGCTTCCTCAAAAACTGAATCTTCCCGATGGGCGCGTTGAGATCACTAGTGTGGAAAAAAACGGCATCGTATGCCGTCACGTGAATGTGGTCGATCTCAACGAACCAACCAACGCGCATCACGACCACGGCCATAAGCACGAACACCCACATCACCACCATAAGCACGACGAGGGGCACAGCCATTCCCACAGCCACGATCATCCTCATAGTCATGTGCATGGCTCCCATGAACATCGCCACCTAAGCGAAATTATTGATCTGATCGACAACGCAGATATCACCGATTCTGCTCGAAAAATTTCTAAGGAAATTTTCCAGCTTATCGGAAAGGCAGAATCAGAAGTACACAATATTCCCATTGAGAAGATTCACTTCCACGAAATTAGTGCCGTTGACTCGATCATTGATATTGTAGGCTGCGCTGTGCTAATCGATCGGCTCGGTAGTCTCACAACCTATTCAGAACCCGTTTGTGTAGGTCATGGAATGGTCGATACACAGCACGGACTTCTTCCTATTCCCGCTCCCGCAACTGCGAAACTGCTACAAGGGATTCACTGCTACAAGGGAGACGAGAAGGGGGAACGTGTTACTCCCACGGGCGCTGCCATTCTCAAATACCTCAATCCCATCTTTGAGTCACCAACCTTGAAGATAGATCGTTCCGCCTACGGTCCGGGAAAGAAAGATTTTATTGGGCCGAATGTACTTCGACTCTCTCTCGGCACGATCAGCCAAGCTTCCTCAGCGATCTATTCGGTCGAGACCAACCTAGACGATTCATCATCTGAACTTCTAGGTTCTGATTTCCAGGCTCAACTTCTCGAGCAAGGGGCGATCGACTTTACGCTTACTCAAGCCCTTATGAAAAAGGGCCGGCCCGGCCACCTGCTCAGTGCTTTAGCTAGCCATGAAGACCTCAAATCGGTCTGCGACTTCATACTCGAAAATACCACGGCAATTGGTATTCGATATTATCCCGTAAGCCGTAAAATACTCGACCGGACCGAAGAAGCCGTTTCCACGGAATTCGGGACCATCAGAGTCAAAACAGTAACCACCCCTTCTGGCAAAGAACGGCGAAAAGCGGAATATGAAGACTTGTCCAGAGTAGCGAAGAAACAAGGGGTTTCCATAATGGAGCTGAAGCAGTCAATCGAAGGCAGCTAG
- a CDS encoding sensor histidine kinase — protein sequence MQPSSSVVSSVIVDYELNILKSDPATQKLLSTESSIAEQSPTLEALLISAIAEGTSCSSNVVFLGGDNQPSKINIANCLPFPACSLVFVTLLPAVVEDSVKPSEANRKIDMQSAFLANMNHEIRTPLNGMVGMLDLLEDTELDEDQKEMLEAIRTSGDTLLTLINDILDLSKIDAGKIDIESIPFSPSDCINSCVFLLKSKAVQRSLSIDAKIDKSVPSIAVGDSARLRQIILNLVNNALKFTILGSICIEASATSISVDASLLQVSVKDTGIGIAPEKMHRLFKPFSQIDASISRRFGGSGLGLAICKNLVKLMGGEIQVDSIPNKGSEFRFTIPLEVSKEAPFQPKGD from the coding sequence ATGCAACCCTCTTCAAGTGTCGTATCGTCGGTCATCGTTGACTACGAACTGAATATTTTGAAGTCGGATCCGGCAACGCAAAAGCTCCTTTCAACGGAGAGTTCAATTGCAGAGCAATCCCCTACTTTGGAAGCTCTTTTAATATCTGCTATCGCAGAAGGCACATCTTGCTCAAGTAATGTAGTCTTTCTTGGAGGAGACAATCAGCCGAGCAAGATTAACATCGCAAATTGCTTACCGTTCCCTGCATGTTCCCTTGTATTTGTAACACTATTACCAGCAGTCGTAGAGGACTCAGTCAAGCCATCGGAAGCCAATCGGAAGATAGACATGCAGAGCGCGTTTCTGGCTAATATGAATCATGAAATTCGCACTCCCCTCAACGGTATGGTCGGTATGCTAGACCTTCTCGAGGATACGGAATTGGATGAGGACCAAAAGGAAATGCTCGAAGCGATCCGTACTAGCGGGGATACCTTGCTTACATTGATCAATGATATTCTCGATCTTTCCAAAATTGACGCTGGGAAGATCGATATCGAGTCAATTCCTTTTTCTCCAAGCGATTGTATCAATAGTTGCGTTTTTCTTCTGAAAAGCAAAGCGGTCCAGCGCTCCCTTTCCATCGACGCGAAGATCGATAAATCAGTTCCCAGCATCGCGGTGGGTGATTCGGCCCGCTTACGCCAGATCATTCTCAATCTTGTCAACAACGCTCTCAAATTCACTATCCTAGGCTCGATCTGTATTGAAGCATCCGCTACTAGTATCTCCGTAGATGCTTCCCTTCTCCAGGTCTCAGTCAAAGACACTGGCATTGGCATTGCACCGGAAAAGATGCATCGCCTTTTCAAACCGTTCTCACAAATCGACGCATCCATTTCGCGCCGTTTTGGCGGTAGCGGCCTAGGTCTAGCGATCTGCAAGAATCTCGTCAAGCTCATGGGAGGGGAAATTCAAGTCGATTCCATTCCTAACAAGGGATCCGAGTTCCGCTTTACAATTCCTCTTGAGGTATCGAAGGAAGCTCCCTTTCAGCCGAAAGGTGACTAG
- the larE gene encoding ATP-dependent sacrificial sulfur transferase LarE — MLLAKGFEDPRSYLLNLSLKEPTMTATLLESLEAWFEPIEGSLTAFSGGVDSALVLYLSKRFLGQKGIGIIADSPSLKRADLEIAKRFCQQFEISLRIIQTDELDKAEYKSNPFNRCYYCKDTLYSMMRELHQSDYANFALLNGANVDDLGDFRPGHQAANEQNILTPLADCGLDKDDIRALAKHFELPVWDKPASPCLSSRIPYGQEVTKEKLTQIESAEIVLNNLGFPEVRVRHFGDLAKIESPVSEIERLQSLFQLIESSLKEIGYKKVEIDKEGLVSGKLNRAISSNG, encoded by the coding sequence ATGCTCCTCGCAAAAGGATTCGAAGATCCGAGGAGCTACCTACTCAACCTCAGCCTCAAGGAACCTACCATGACCGCTACCCTACTCGAAAGTCTGGAAGCCTGGTTTGAACCGATCGAAGGTAGTCTAACCGCTTTTTCTGGGGGCGTCGACTCTGCACTCGTTCTCTACTTATCCAAGCGATTCCTCGGTCAAAAAGGCATCGGAATCATCGCCGATTCGCCCAGTTTGAAACGAGCCGACCTAGAGATCGCCAAGCGATTCTGCCAGCAGTTTGAAATTTCCCTTAGGATTATTCAAACCGACGAGCTCGACAAAGCGGAATACAAGAGCAACCCTTTTAACCGTTGCTACTACTGCAAGGATACGCTCTACAGCATGATGCGGGAGCTCCATCAGTCAGACTACGCCAACTTTGCGCTTTTGAACGGCGCTAACGTGGACGATCTTGGAGACTTTCGCCCCGGACACCAGGCGGCGAACGAACAAAATATCCTGACTCCCCTCGCCGACTGTGGACTCGACAAAGACGATATTAGAGCACTTGCGAAGCACTTCGAGCTTCCTGTCTGGGACAAACCTGCAAGCCCCTGTCTCAGCTCTCGAATCCCCTACGGTCAAGAAGTAACCAAAGAAAAGCTGACTCAAATTGAATCGGCCGAGATTGTGCTGAACAACCTCGGTTTCCCAGAAGTCCGCGTACGCCATTTCGGGGATCTTGCGAAGATCGAATCCCCTGTATCAGAAATCGAACGACTCCAATCACTTTTTCAGCTGATAGAGTCCTCCCTTAAGGAAATCGGCTACAAAAAAGTTGAAATCGACAAGGAAGGTCTGGTTTCCGGAAAACTCAACCGAGCAATTTCTTCGAATGGATGA
- a CDS encoding 3-ketoacyl-ACP reductase, protein MMAKANSKTALVTGGTRGIGFGIAQSLADEGWNLILNGIRSENTVRDVLDLLRSKGVEVAYARGDIGSTEGRESIIEIVRSAPGGTLNMLVNNAGVAPKQRLDILETTEENYDFVVDTNLKGTFFLTQLVANDMVEAKKQDESFSGAIVNVSSISATVVSVNRGEYCIAKAGLSMVTQLFAARMGEFDIPVYEIRPGVTKTDMTASPAVTEKYDKLIGEGLCVTKRWGYPEDVAKSVASLARGDFPYSTGQVLMVDGGLSIPRL, encoded by the coding sequence ATGATGGCAAAAGCGAATAGTAAAACTGCTCTAGTAACGGGCGGAACAAGAGGAATCGGTTTTGGAATTGCTCAATCCCTAGCGGATGAAGGTTGGAATCTTATACTGAATGGTATACGTTCTGAGAATACCGTTCGAGACGTGCTCGATTTACTCCGATCGAAGGGGGTTGAGGTTGCCTACGCACGAGGCGACATTGGTTCTACTGAGGGCCGTGAATCGATCATCGAAATCGTACGATCCGCCCCAGGCGGGACATTAAATATGCTCGTCAACAATGCTGGCGTGGCTCCCAAGCAGCGTCTGGACATTCTGGAGACGACGGAGGAAAACTATGACTTCGTCGTCGATACAAACTTGAAAGGCACTTTCTTTCTGACTCAGCTCGTCGCTAATGACATGGTGGAGGCAAAGAAGCAGGACGAAAGCTTTTCGGGAGCAATTGTGAATGTCTCCTCGATCTCAGCAACGGTCGTTTCGGTGAATCGTGGTGAGTACTGCATTGCTAAAGCAGGCCTGAGTATGGTCACCCAGCTTTTCGCAGCTCGTATGGGTGAATTTGATATCCCAGTGTACGAGATTCGCCCTGGAGTAACAAAAACTGATATGACCGCTTCACCCGCGGTGACCGAGAAGTACGACAAGCTGATCGGAGAAGGTCTGTGCGTCACCAAGCGCTGGGGCTATCCTGAAGATGTGGCAAAGTCAGTAGCATCGCTCGCCCGAGGCGATTTTCCGTATTCAACGGGACAAGTGTTGATGGTGGATGGAGGACTGTCTATCCCGAGGCTTTGA